The Setaria viridis chromosome 6, Setaria_viridis_v4.0, whole genome shotgun sequence genome includes the window ttcaactcaaaattactaaCCAGATTGATGCACCACATCAGGAAGCACCAGATTTATGCTGTTGTAGGATTGAGCCGCCGCGGGAAGGCGTAGATCTCCGCCGGAGTGCTCCGTCCTGGCCACCTTCTCTCTATTCCTCTTTTTTCCCTATCGCGGGAGCGCAGCAAggggtaaactattttttagctGCAACGCGGGCTTTTCTGCCACCAAATaccacactcacccaaaacatgCCTTACATGTGAGACCCGGtcgcggtaaagacttcccattcgatcggtaacaggttcgacccaTGGGAGGAGCACgctttccattttattttaccaccctatttattagcttaaacttacatgtgggaccctatttggtttatgacattttcacggagcttatatcatcacaaaaccaccatgtaacagcgagtgacgatttctttttggctacagtggcaacttttatgacgttccgtaactttgtcactaaatttgcttggatgtgaaactttatgacgttttcagctagaaatatcatagatctatgatgagaacaaatgtgtcataaaatttttgtcgtagatcaacacatttcttgtagtgcttAAAGATGTTAGTATAGCGGCAAGTTACTTGTACTCTATCTTGAGGATGTCGTTACTACAGCCAGACATTACTATATAAATAGGTCCATTGTGGCTTCactcctcaacaacaactcaATATAGGCCATTAGATATCAAGGTTGCAGGGTCTACCtcaaaggaaagaaaaggaggTTGTGTAGAGAGTATCATGGCCACTCATGTTCTCTTAGTTGACGACTCTTGTGTTGATCGTATGGTTGCATCAAGGGTCTTTGAGAGTTGCAATGTTAAAGGTAAAATGACTAGTATGAATTTTTCGTTTGCATTCTACAATAAACCTTTTATGATTTATTGCTTTATAGGTTTTTTAAATCTAAGTTTCACACTTCTTGGAAATGGGGAATTGTGATATGCAATAGTGACTTGCAATGCCATAGATGCACTTATGTCCTTGTTTAGTGTTGTCGTTAAAGATGCAGCTTGGGCCACATTATGAACGGTATTTTATgccatttataaatatataaactCAATAAATTTTCATACCTTAAATATTTTTTCTCCACCTAAATGGTTCCATTTTAATATATTCCTTGTTATTATTCTTATTTTGCAGTGACTGCAGTTGAAGGTGCTAAGCAAGCCTTGAAGTTCTTGGATATGGTATATCAATAGTTTATATACAGGAACTTATTTACTTATTTAAGTTAATTAAATTATCTATTAAATATTTGTCTATGTGCACTTTGAATATAGGAAAATGACGTGAAGTTGATTCTGACGGACTACTGAATCCCTGATATGATTGGTTATGATCTTTTGGGTTGAGCTGAAGGTAGGATCTTTTTAtggattttttttacaatttcaTCAAATGTTGCGTGGAATGTATATACCCATACACTAATGTTTAAAAATTAATAACTAATAAGAATTTTTTCCCCCAAATAGAAATCACCTAAGCTTAATCATCTCCCTGTGGTGATTACATGCACTAATGTTTTCACTGAAAGGGTTAAAGGTgagtaaataaaaaaaactgtcAAGTCATATTTTAGCTACATAATTGGATATTCAATTTGTCTTATACACCTATTTTGTATGAAGGTCCCTTGATGGAGGTGCGAAGGACTTTATCGCCAAGCCTATCAAAGTTGATGATATGCCTCACATTTTGAGCTACATCTGATAAGCCGATGAGGGCAGTGAACAAAGATTGAATGATATAACTCTTGTGTTGGGTTATATTTCTTGTTATCTAGTAATCACTATTTGAATATGACCATATATGGTCCTCCATTATATCACCATTCGTTTGCAATCTGTTTGAACTTATGTAAGCTATGTGACCATCGTTATTTAGATATGATCATGTATGGTCCTCCGTTTGAATTTATGTAAGCTATGTGACCATTATTATTTAGATATGATCATGCATGGTCCTCTTTTATGTCATCATTTATGTGTGATCATTTGAACCTCTATAAGAATATTAGGTGGCTTTTAAGTATTTTGGGTCATCACGATCATCATGCCTTTGCACTAAAAACTAGTAGGTAAACTCATAGAGCTTCATGCCAGGGGAGGATCCAGTAGCCGGTAAACTCATGGAGCTTCATGCCAGGGGAGGATCTAGCATGGGGCAGGAGACacctcccaaaaaaaaaaataactccACTCCCCTACAAATTGTAGCTATAGACGTAGAGGataaggaagaaggaaaagagaggaaggaggaaaaagaagagggaaAAGAAGTATCCCTCCATTTGAACTTTGGATTCACCCATCCTGAACCGGGGAGCAAACTACAACCAATCACGCCCAAAAGGTAGCTCGCTCGCTTGGTCGCTTTTGCGCGCCGCTTTACACGCACAGCGCGGTGTGGAcgcgcgcatgcatgcacgcgACGCAGCCTGCTGCATCCATCCAGTGCGCTGTGCCCCTGGaccggggccggccggccgggcgcacCTGACACCTCcaattgcttgcttgcttgcttccgGGTCGGGGCTCTCGTTCGGTTTCAGTTGCTTGCTTCCGGCCGAAAGGATCGATGGCGCCGGCATTGCAAGCAGCCAGGCGCCCGCACCAGGCAGGTGACACGAGAGAACGTGAGAATGATCAGAAAGAGAGCACCGCCGCGTGTACGGGAGTACGACCAGCAGCACATGCATGCCGCAAGCTGTTGAtcagttgatgacttgatgtgTGCCGCTGAACACTGTAGGGGTCAGGGTCACACACTCGGGTCCGAACCAAGGAAGATATCTGGGAAAGCGAGGCCGAGAACGGCCGATCGGGGCTCTGGACTGGACTGGAATGGTAGTGCGAGTGTGGCTGGAAAGCgcctctgctgctgcctgctgtaTGCAGGGATTCTCGATCTTTTTGGGCATTGTCCTCTGCACCTGCATTGTCTTCGTCAAAATCACCGTGATTTTTATTCCGTACTGAAAGTTGATCATTAGACGAAGTAAATCTTACATTACTAATTGAATATTCTTTTTAAATCTCCATATGATATGAACGGACCTAGAAATGTTAAATGGACACTTTAAAAatagagaaattctagaaatttttGAAAAGAACAAAACATCTCGCCATCAATCAGtcgactcaaatcatcataactATCGGATCTattgtgttttctaaaaaaattactgacctataccattatgaaaataacctaaaataaccccctaaatttatatccaaattacccacctctattATTATATAAAACAAACTAAAGTAAcctctaatcttcatcaaaattacccacttctgtcattataaaaataatttaaaataaccccctaaatctgcAACTAAATTACCCACTACTAATACTTCAAAACAATAATTGAAGTAACCCCTTAAGTTTGcattctatattacccacatatgccattattaaaataaCATAAGATAATAaccctaaatttgaatccaaatgaccgtaattaaaaatatacaccaatatatgattttaaatcatcaatttcttacactattagtatataatataataattaaggtatatatgcatgatgtgtatgttaccatttataaagacatagaggaagtgatgagaatatagatttttatgttaaaattatagctcaaacttaggatccATTAAATAAATTCTAATGCATACttacgatgcaaagtgaaaagttaaagattgtAAATATGGATGGAAGCATTATAGAGTAGTTAACTTACAATATGGATGGAAGCATTATAGAGTGGTTATTAATTAaaatcggatgaagataataagtatatatctatataagtattatgttcgaatatttaacaaattaGAGGTACCTTAAGGTAATAGTCTTTTAGCAATGtggtcttatttttttcaattggagactccgcattattTCTCACGAGAcactagaaaaaaataaaaatcttatgaaattctcacaaaaatcagaaacatcaaataTCAATCATGTTAACTCTAATAATAATTCATTgctctattatattttctaaaaagttacccaccactagcattatgaaaatattctaaaatgaAATTCCGCactctgccattataaaaaataatctaaagtaacctgataatcttcatccaatttaatcATGCATaccattataaagcataacttaaaaaatatcattctaaatttgtatctaagttacccacgtgtgttgttattaaaaataacctaaagtaaacagctaaatcttaatctaattatcttcatgtgcaccTACAAAATGTTCAATAGTAAACTAATATAGGATTCTAAATTACcttttatgtcattattaatatagaaatactaagttaaccatgtagaccatttatacatttATGAAAGGAAGTGATGGAAAATATTGGGTTTTTATACTAAACACGAGGTGCAATACAAATGAAAAAACGTGTGAATGTAGATGAAAaggtgtatagagtaattagtaattaaaaatttatcacaactggataaagataactacacatctatatgagtattatgggGAAGTATTGAAAGAACGAGAGAGTAGTagataaacaattttgattattagctaggagtttaatttttaaataatttttaaatacaatagcttttaaTAATATTAGTCTGCGCAGAAGTACGGGCTAATTTACAATAATGTCACTTAAGCTTTGCATACCAATAACGCTGGGGTCTATCCAGAAACCGAGTGTTTTTCTCCTCTTAAACATCCAACTGTCGTTAAGCTTCCTCCCAGTTCTAGAACTGATCACTGATCAGCGCCAAAAGCAAGCGACCGACGGCTGTCGGCTGGGCATGAAAAGCACCTGTAACTAGAAGTGCTAGCCCATGGAGCAAGCCTCCAAAGCCTCTTTCTTGCACGGCTAACTCCGTTTCCTGTCCTGACAACCTTATTGCCCTGTTCAGAGATACCGCGCATACCAAAACTGTTGGTCGCACAAAACAGTTGCCTGTACCTGTACTGCTCGGTTTGGGTACCGTCTCCAGGGACACCCTGTCCAAACCCCCGACGCCGCCATGTTCTCCTCCCACCCATCACCGACTCGCCGTCATCTCCCCACCGTCGTGATTTGCCGTTCGATTAGCGCGCAAAGCGCGGTCAACTGTGCTTATATAGACCCGCCGGCCATGCCTCCGAGCAGAACACACATCTGCAACACTTCACTCGCGAGCTAGAGCGACCCATGGCGTCGGCGTATCCGCGCGCCACAGCgcttctcctcctcgcgctctccTCCCTGCTGCTGCTAGTGCTCCCCCTCGCCAATGCGCACCCCATGacaccgtcgccggcgccgcggcagcgcgagcccgcgccaccggcggcgaaggcAGGGGAGACGGGCATCTCGGCCGGGCTCGTCTCCACGCTACGCGAGACGCTGGGCGCGATCAGGAGCGTGGCGGACATCATCTCGTCGTTCCCCATCGGCGGCatcttcggcggcggcgacctccgcctctcctccgccgtcgccgactGCCTCGACCTCCTCGACCTCTCCTCCGACGAGCTGTCGTGGTCCATGTCCGCCACCTCGGCGTCGTCGGACTAcagccccgccggcgccggggcggccggGGGAAGACTCGGCACCGGCGACGCCCGGTCCGACCTCCGGTCCTGGCTGAGCGGCGCGCTCGGGAACCAGGACACCTGCAAGGAGGGCCTGGACGACACCGGCTCGGTGCTCGGCTCGCTCGTCGCCACTGGGCTCGAGGCCGTCACGTCGCTCCTCGCCGACGGCCTCGGCCAGGTCGCCGCGGCGGACGCTGctgcctcgtcgtcgtcgccctcccgccgcggcctcggcgccgcccgGGCGTCCCCGCGGTGGCTGCGCGCGAGggagcggctgctgctgcagatGCCGGTGGGGCCCGGGGGCCTGCCGGTGGACGCGGTGGTGGCGCAGGACGGGAGCGGAAACTACACGACGGTGAGCGCGGCCGTGGAGGCGGCGCCGTCGCAGAGCGCGGCGCGGTACGTGATCTACGTGAAGAAGGGGGTGTACAAGGAGACGGTGgacatcaagaagaagaagtggaaCCTGATGCTGGTCGGCGACGGCATGGGCGCCACGGTCATCTCCGGCCACCGGAACTACGTCGACGGCTACACGACCTACCGCAGCGCCACCGTCGGTGAGTGCGCGTCCCACTCTGCCCTTTCCATTCTGCTCCAAATCTCGTGAATACCCGACCACGGCGGAGACAAATTGAAACGTAGACAGGTCATTCAAACAGGCTCAAGAGACTTGATTGCAGGTAGCACGTCGTAGGAGTAGAGGATCGTGTTGAGGTCCATGCATGAAATTGAATACGCAAGTGCACGGTCAAAGCCAAGACTACGAACTGGATTGCACTAGTTTCTTGGTAGGCCTACGAAATTACCAATGGGAGCACTAAAGTTGCTTAGCAGTTAGCTCTGCTAAGCTAGATTACATTCGCCTGCTGGGATAAGCTCACTAAGAGTCTAAGCTAACATTATCATCTATCTTAGTTATGTATACGAGAGGGCGCGACCTCTGCCGGCGTACGTAAGATGGTCAAGGCGCCATCATTGGACTGCGGTATGGCTACGACGACCGACCGTACGGTGCGCGTCAGGCATGGTATCATGTCAGTGATCACTGGCGAGCAGTGTAGCTCGGGGATGGGAAATCCAACCGAGGGTGGTGCCGACCACCGACTGTGCTGCACTGCTGCGGTACCAATCGTGGATCGAGCGACATATGGTTAGGGGATCCTAGCCTGCTAGCATGGGCTTGACGGTAGCTGTGGTTGCGGTGTCACTCGAGTCAGTCCTGGCCTGGGCTCCCGGCGCCGTCTTACACACGGGCTGGAACGCACTGTTCCCGTGCTGCACTTCATTGCAAGTGTGGCACTGTGGCGGGCCCGGAAGATTCCACGAACACGCACGCATGCTTGTACAGTGTGCCATACAACGTGCCTCCAAGACAAGTAGCAAGTGTGAAGTACATTCAACTCCCTGAGGATGATTCGGATGTGATACGCATGGAATCGAATTTGGATAGCACTATTTACCACATTTTAATTCGAATTCGGATACGAATACGAATATTATCAAATACGAATACAAAATGAATAGTTCGAATTCGGATTCGTATACGGATACTTACTCGCCTTATAACATAGCGTCATAACGAGTATTAATTTTATTTATCGATGGTTTTGTAATTGATCAAAATCATGTTACAAGTAGGGAGTAAATTATGAGCATAGTACGTAATAGTATCTTATTTAAAATAACATATAtattaataaataattaaacatattaaaataaatataaaataagtaTTTTCATaagtatataaatatattttaataatAATAAGTACATAGATAAATTTTTTTATAGTTTAATGGTGTGgcaatattaaaattaacatcattagtaattagtatttagtaatataaataaattTTAGATGGCTGCATTGGGTACTTTATTCTTCGCGGATACGGATAATGTCggatatttcacatttttgtcGAATACGAATTTGGAACCGGATAGAGAAAAATACTGAAAATCGAATCCGGATACATCATTTAACATCTATATTACATCCATATTAAAATGAATACGTAGATATCCATATTGATGTTTTTAGAATTCGAATAATTTGGATTTCCAGACATCCATATCCATCTCCCACCTCacttcctcctccctcgcctTAAATACGCAACGTGCCGCATTAAAAACTGCATCAGGATTTTGGGTGGTTGCCAACCTGAGATGCATCTATGGCTATATGCCATGCACCTGGGGCTGGCTTGGCGTGTGGGCCATTGCCGGGAGATCTCTGACTCCGGTCAAGAACCAGTGCACACCCGGCaaccccaccccaccaccaTCCATGCGCCGCGCACCGGCACGGGCACCGCACCGGCACGCGCTGGCACGCGGCGGTGCTACCATCTGACGAGAAGGGCACCAGGGATTCGCCTTGCCGCGAGCCGGTCTGTGAATCTTAGGGGGGACGACTGGACGAGCAGAATTTAGGAAAGCAGAAGCCCGGGCCGTGGTC containing:
- the LOC117859707 gene encoding pectinesterase; this translates as MASAYPRATALLLLALSSLLLLVLPLANAHPMTPSPAPRQREPAPPAAKAGETGISAGLVSTLRETLGAIRSVADIISSFPIGGIFGGGDLRLSSAVADCLDLLDLSSDELSWSMSATSASSDYSPAGAGAAGGRLGTGDARSDLRSWLSGALGNQDTCKEGLDDTGSVLGSLVATGLEAVTSLLADGLGQVAAADAAASSSSPSRRGLGAARASPRWLRARERLLLQMPVGPGGLPVDAVVAQDGSGNYTTVSAAVEAAPSQSAARYVIYVKKGVYKETVDIKKKKWNLMLVGDGMGATVISGHRNYVDGYTTYRSATVAVNGKGFIARDLTFENTAGPAKHQAVALRCDSDLSVFYRCAFEGYQDTLYAHSLRQFYRECRVTGTVDFVFGNAAAVFQGCLLLARLPLPAQKNSVTAQGRLDANMTTGFAFQFCNVSAHDELLAAAAGSAGNDTGNGTAAFPTQTYLGRPWKQYSRVVFMQSYIGGVVRPEGWLAWDGEFALDTLYYGEYMNTGPGAGVGARVRWPGFHVMTSPAEAGNFTVAQFIEGNMWLPPTGVKYTAGLTS